In Xylanivirga thermophila, the DNA window ACAACAGACGTTGTATATACCTGGCCCACTCCTTAATAAAGGAAAAAATGAGCTTATAATATTTGAACTCGAGAATGTAGAAAAACCTATAGTTGAGCTTATAGATCAGCCTTTACTATGATATTGGAAGGGAAATAACTAAAAAAGTTATTTCCCTCTTTTTATATAAAATATAATGCGTTATAAAAATATAACATTTTCTATAGCATTTCATTGGGGAAAATAGGGTGGTGTAATTTGCTTGATATTAAAGGTATTCGAAATTATTTGAATATGTATTCTAGTATTACATTAAGGTTTTTTAATGACAAAAGAATGCTATAACAATAATTGAAAATATATTGACTTTGATATAAGTATATGCTATATTGTTATTAACAGATAATTATCTATTTTTAGTCAATGTATTATTCGTTAGCATAAGTATAGATGTAAAGGAATGAATTGCATGGCTACCGAGAGAAAAACACTATATTCACAGATTGCAGAAGACATAAAACTACAAATTTTAAATGGAGATCTTGTTCCTGGTGATCAGCTGCCTACAGAATTTGAGTTGGCTGAAAGGTATGATGTAAGCAGAATCACGTCTCAAAGGGCATTGGTAGAATTGGAACGTGAAGGTCTAATATATAGGAGACAGGGTAAAGGTAGCTTTGTATTATCTAGAGGTAATACAAACGATCAAGGCATTTCTCATAAGGTTATATCAATGATATTACCATCTGATGGACCGGCTGGCAGGCGTATTGACTATATAAACGGTGCTACTGATTACCTAAGCGATAATGGTTATTATCTTACTATACATACAACTGATAATGATCTTGATCAAGAACGGAATGCGTTGATTAACCTGCCTAATGATGGGATAAGTGGTATAATTTTTTATCCCACTTCTAGAAAAAATTTTGATATATTGTATGCAATGTATCTAAGTAAGTATCCAATAGTTACTATTGATAAACATTTTCAATCATTACCTATATGTTCTGTTGTATCAAATAATTTTGATGGAGGCTATAGGGCTACTTCTCATCTTATAGAACTTGGACACAGGAGGATAGCATACCTTTCAAATCTCAATATAGAGGAAATAAGCACTGTAAGGGAACGATTTTTTGGATATTGTACTGCATTAAAAAAGCATGATATAGCAATAGACCACAATATAATTAACTTTGCCTTGACCTATGATGGTGAAAAATTTGCTTATAAAACAATTGATATGCTTAAAAGGATGTTTAATCGTGGTGTAACGGCCATATTTGCTGAACATGACTATCTAGCAATTGCCATATATAAAACATTACAGAATGAAGGGATAAGGATACCGGAAGATATATCGTTGATAGGTTTCGATAACGTGGAGATATTGGAACATGTTGATATTCCCCTTACCAGTGTAGATCAAAATTTTTATGAGATAGGCAGGGAGGCTGCTAGTATGATAGTTGAAATGATCCAAAATGGATATTGTGAAGTGCCTCAAAAGGTCATACCTGTCAATATGGTTTTTAGGAATAGCGTTTCTGAGATCAAGCCTAGAGAAGTATGCAAAGTTTTTCGTGAAAAATAATTTTAAAGATTAGCTTATATAAATTTTATTACTCATGAGAGGGGTGATATTCTGTTCATTTAGTACCATTTAATCTCATTATTTAAAAAATGTATTATAGGAGGGGTATTTTTAAAATGAAAAAATTTAAAAATCTTATAGCGTTACTCCTTGTTGCAGTTATGGTTTTTGCTTTGGTGGCATGTGGTGAAAAGGATGGCGAAACTTCAAAAGATAATACTACCAATAAAACAGATCAAACTGCAGATAAAACTGAGGATGATGAGGAAAAAGAACCTGATGGTGAAAAGCCCGACGATAAGGATGATACGCCAAAGGGGAAAGTGGTTTTTTGGGGTGGACAATTTGGCTCGGACAAAATATTTGAAAAATTTAAAGAGGATACAGGTTGGGATTATGAATATCCACTAAACTGGGTAGATGACAAAAAACTTATAGCTGCATGTGCAAGTGGTGCACCGCCGGATGCAGCATTTCTATATGCTAGTTATGTTCCAAAGCTTGCTGCAGCTAATCTATTACAGCCATATGACAAATATGCAGAAGAGGGTAAGATAGACTGGGGTAAATATTATGATTTTGCAGTTGATCTTGGACTCTATAATGGCAAACACTATTCATTGCCATGGGATATAAATGGACAGATACTATACTATAATAAGAAATTGTTTGAACAGGCAGGTCTTGACCCAAACAGTCCGCCAAAGACATGGGATGAGCTAAAGGATTATGCGAAGAAGCTTACCAAGTTTGATAGTAAGGGTCAATTGATTCAGCAGGGTTTCCAGAGTGAATATTGGAAGGATGTAGTATTTAATTTTGCAGCTACTGCAGAAGCTGGTACGGTATCAACCGATCCTTTTGAGGTCAAGGTAAATACACCTCAGATGTTAGAAATTTGGGAAATGATAAAGGGATTCTATGACCTTCATGGTGGTGAGGATGGTTTGGAAAAGGCTAAAAATGCAGGTGTTCAATTTGGCCTAGAATCAGACACTGTTGCCATGAAACTAGATGATGCCATATGGCCGGCCATGTCATATGATAGTGAATATCCTGATTTGGACTATGGAGTAGCACCTGTACCAACAAAGAATGGCGAAAAATTCTCCATGGGTGTAGGGGCTACGTGGTCATTGGTAATACCTGTTAAATCCAAAAAACCTGAAGGTGGTTTTGCAGTTACAAAATGGTTCTCAGAACTGAATAATTTTGAAGATGCTAAGGAAAGTTTTGAATCTGATCCAGATAAATATTTCTATATGCCTATAGCATTAAAAGAGGACGATCAGAAGATCATATCAGATATTTTGCCTCAGATTCCAGATCCCCAAAAGAGGGATAGGACTATAGCAAGGGCCAAACTCATAGGTGAGAATGGTATAAGTGGCGGTGCAGGTTCACCTGTAGACTTTGGTGAGATGCATAAAGAACAATGGGAGAAATTTTACAAAGGTGAGATGTCTGCCCAGGAATCCTTGGCTGAATGGGAAAAGAGGGCAAAGGAGACAGTCGAAACTTTCTTGAATGAACAGAAGGCAATGGGTATAGAAAACTAAGAAGCACATGAAAGATATGGGGGATATATATCTCCCCCATATCCTATTTTATATTTTACATGGGAAGGGGTATGTATGGTGCGCTGCAATGCTAAGAGATCAATCATTGCTTTTATATGTAAATGCTTATGCTTGGCGCTTATAATTACAATGTTTAGCCCTATAACCAGTAATGCACAGCCGGGGATACCACTAAAGGATAAAAACAAGGTAGAGGATGAAGATGCAAGAAAGAATAACGATCAAGGTTATGTAAATCCTCGTGAGTACAGTTATGTTAATGTATTAAAGCAATACGAAAAAGAAGGTTATGAGTCGGTTGAAGAAGTGGAAATATCGCTAAATGCTGATGATATATCAAATTCAAATGCAAATCTACTCCCATTAGAAGTTGGGATAGGGGGCAAACAAAACAATGTATTGGTGTGGAAAAACTCGGATGACTGGTTTGAATGGCAAATAGACATACCTGAGAGTGGTCTATACAATATATATGTAGAATACTATGCCTTAGGCGAGTCTAGTAATTTGATTCAAAGGGAGCTCATGATAGATGGAAATGTTCCATTTAATGAGGCTTCAAATATTCCGTTTTACAAACTATGGGAAGATGAAGGCAAGACTACTTTTAACAATGTAGGAGATGAGGTAAGGCCCAAGCAGGTAGAGATAAAAGAGTGGCAAGTAAAACCGCTTATTGATGTAAGTGGAATGTACAGTCAGCCATTAAAGTTTTATTTTTCTGAAGGCAAGCATACTTTAAGATTTAACTATGTACAGCAGCCTATGGCAATAGACAAGATAATAATAAGATCAGTTGATGATTTGCCTGAATATGCAGATATATCTAATGAATATAAACAGAAGGGATATAAAAAGGTATCCAAAGGTGCAATGAGGATAGAAGGTGAGGCGGCTTATTCAAAAAACGATCCTACTATTCGCAGGGAATATGATGGAGATCCTTCCGTATATCCTTCAGCAGGAGGTAAAATTAGGCTTAATATGATAGGAGGCTGGCGTTGGAGAAAGGGCAATCAGGAAGTTACATGGAAGTTCGATGTACCTGAGAGCGGATTATATAAATTGGTATTTAGGGTAGCACAGTGGTATGGTGATGGTTTACCTGTATATAGACAGATTGCAATAGATGGTAAGGTACCGTTTAAGGAGATGGAGGCCTACAAATTTTCATATCAGCACGAATGGAGAACGGAAGAATTAAAAGATGAAGAGGGCAATACATATTTGTTTTATCTTGAGGAAGGGGAACATACCCTTACTATGACAGCTAAGATGGGGCCCTTAGCAAAAATAATAAATGATATGGAAGAAGATGCCTGGACATTGTCTGAATCTATCAGAGATATAATTATGATTACAGGCAGTGAGCCTGATTCTAACTTTGATTATGAATTGGACAAAAAAATACCGGGTTTAATAGATACATTTAAAGAATTATCAAATAATATGGGGCGTTCCATAGAAGAAGTTACAGCTATATCGGCTAGAAGGCCTATGATAGTAAATAACTTTGCAGTACTTAAGGATCAGCTCGATGAAATGATAAAGGACCCATTTATTATCCCACGGAGATTAAATGATCTTATGAGTTCGCAGTCGGGGTTGACATTATCGCTACAGGATATACAGAATCAGCCGTTGAATATAGACTATTTTTTAGTTGAGCCACCTAATGCGAATATCAAGAATTATAAAGCTAGTGTATTGCAAAAGATGAAGGCTACATGGCAAAATTTTCTGGCTTCTTTTTATAAGGACTATGATCGGATAGACAATGTATATAGTGTAACAGATGATACTAACAACCAAAAGCGTAGTATAGACGTGTGGATCGCTAGAGGTAAGGAATGGGGAGAGGTAATAAAGCAAAAGGCAGATGAGGATTTTACACCCGAAACGGGTATTGGAGTTAACATGAATATCTTGCCGGCAGGCCAGATGGGAGCTACTGGTGTAAATGCACTTACTTTGTCTATAGTATCAGGCAAGGCACCTGATGTAGCACTTGGTGTTGATCCATTATCACCCGTGGAATTAGCAATACGCGATGCATCGGCAAATCTTGCACAGTTTGATGATTTCAATGATGTATCAAAAAGATTTTTGCCAGGAGTGTTAGTGCCTTTTGAATACAGAAATGGTATATATGCTCTTCCAGAAACTATGGATTTTAATGTGTTATTTTATCGCAAAGATATAGTTGATGAGCTAGGGATAGCAGTACCGGATACATGGGAAGAATTGTATAAATCGGTATTACCGGTACTCAATCAAAATGGTATGCAATTTTATTATCCTTCTCTCTTGGCCGCTAGTTCATCCCTATTGCCATTTTTATATCAAAATGGTGCTGAGTTTTATACAGATGATAATATGCGTTCTGCACTGGATACTAGTGAAGCATATAAATCTTTTGTAGAATGGACTAAGCTTTTTAAGGTATATCAAATTCCTGTTCAGGCTAACTTTTTTAACAGATTTAGAACAGGTGAGATGCCAATTGGAGTTGGCAGCTATAATACCTATATAATGCTTACTGTGGCAGCTCCGGAACTCTATGGTAGATGGGGAATAGCCCCTTTACCTGGTATAAGGATGGAAGATGGAAGTATAGATAGGACAGCTGGTGGTGCACCATCTGCTGCTATAGTATTAAATCAAAGTGAAAACAAGGAAGAAGCTTGGCAATTTCTTAAATGGTGGACCAGCACGGATACTCAGTCACAATTCGGTAGTGATATTGAATCACTTGTAGGTATAGAAGCTAGATGGAATACGGCAAACTCAGAAGCGTTCAAAAATATAGCTTGGGATAAAAAGGATTTGGCTGTATTTGAAGAACAATGGAAATGGTATAAAGAACAACCTGTTGTGCTGGGGGGATATTTTACTGATAGGCATATAAAAAATGCTGCAACTAGTGTAATAATGAGCGGTATGAATGAACGTGATGCACTGGAAAAGGCTATAAAGGATATAAACAAGGAAATGCGGAATAAACAGATAGAATATGGAATTATTGAAGAAAAGAGATAAATGAAGATTAAAATACTTGTTGGAAGGGGTGTACACACGTTTATGAGTGTCAATGTTAATTCTGTTGGCCAGAGAAAAGCTAGTATGCATACAAACACCCAAAAGAAGAGTAGATTTAGGACATTTTGGAATAAGTATGGTCCGGGATATATTATGCTGGCACCATTCATGATATTATTTGTAATATTTGCCCTGTTACCTGTAATAACAGCTGCAGGGTTGAGCTTTACAAATTACAATATACTACAGGCTCCAAAATGGGCAGGAATTACTAACTATAGGCTATTATTTACCGATGATGATGTGTTTTTAATAGCCCTTAGGAATACTTTGCTATTCGCGTTGGTAACGGGACCTATTGGTTTTTTTGCCTCATTCTTTTTTGCATGGATAATAGATCAGTTGAAATGGCGTAATGCATTTTCATTGGCTTTCTATGCTCCGTCACTTACAAGTGGTATAGCAATGTCAGTAGTGTGGTTGTATTTTTTCTCTGGAGATAGGTATGGATTTCTAAACAATATATTGATAAATTTAGGGATTATAAATGAACCTGTTTTGTGGAATATGGATCCTAATACGATATTGCCTGTCATAATAATAGTATCCATATGGATGAGCATGGGTACAGGATTCCTGGTATTTCTGGCAGGGTTTCAAAATATCCCCAAATCATACTATGAAGCTGCAGCTATTGATGGTATGAAGAATAAGTTTCAGGAGCTAGTATATATTACATTCCCATGTATGAAACCTCAGCTTCTATTTGGGGCTATAAATGCAATAGTGGGATCATTGGGGGTATTTGATGTGGCTGTGTCCATTGCGGGTATGCCTAGTCCAAACTATGCGGGTCATACTATAGTAGCCCATCTATATGATTATGCTTTTATAAGGTTTAATATGGGATATGCTTCAGCAGTTGCTGTTGTATTATTTTTACTGACATTTTTATTAGGTAGACTAAGTATGAAAATATTCTCATCTAAAGACGAATAGGAGGTTGAGAATGAAATGGCAGGAGAAGCTAAAAAAAATAAAAAAAGAAAAAAGTTCAGCTGGGGCAAATTCTTCCTCTACTTTTTTATGCTGTTATTGGTAGCTTTTACGTCCCTACCGCTTATATATATGATATGCTCAGCTTTTAAACCTCTGGATGAGCTGTTCCTATATCCTCCTAGGTTTTTTGTTAAAAAGCCCACTTTAAGGAATTTTTCTGAACTTTTAACTACCCTTGACAGTACTTCAGTGCCATTTACACGCTTTGTGTTCAATAGCTTATTTACTACTGCGGTTACAGTGTTTGGCACGGTTATCATATGCAGTATGGGAGCTTTTGCTTTGGAAAAATACGATCTTCCATGGGCAAATACCATATTTAATATTGTTGTAGCAGCCTTGATGTTTGCTCCGCAGGTTACTCAGATTCCAAACTATCTAATAGTAAACAAATTAGGACTTATAAATACGTATTGGGCACTTATAATCCCCAAATTGGCAGTAGCCTATAATTTCTTTCTTATGAAACAGTTCATGGAAGGTGTACCCAATGAACTATTGGAGGCTGCCAGGATAGATGGAGCCAAAGAGTTCCGTATCTTCTGGAGTATGGTAATGCCGATGGCAAAACCGGCATGGGCTACTTTGATAGTATTTTCCTTTGTGTCAAACTGGAATGACTATTTTTCTCCATTAGTATTTATTACCAGCCAAACCATGAAAACTCTTCCACTGGCGCTTCAAACCATACAGGGAGGGCCGGGACAGGTTGCCCGTTCAGGAGCTGTAGCAGCTGCAACCTTTCTTACCGTGTTGCCAACGATATTAATATTTCTGTTTATGCAGTCAAAAGTTATGAAGACTATGGCATATTCAGGCATTAAGGCTTAATGGGAGGCTGGATGTATGAAAAAATATAAAAAGATAGCATTAATACTGACCGTGTTGATATGTGTATTTAATATTACGGCATATGGGGCTGGTAATTATGATTATATACTAGATGAGAAGGGTAAGCGTATAGCGATTCCGCTGACTTATAAGGTAGAAAAAGTCTTTTCATATTTTGATGAGGCAGGGTATCTAAACAATGCTCAGGATCTTTTCATGGATAAGGATGAAAAACTGTATGTGGTAGATACGGGGAATAATAGAATAATAAAATTGACCAGAGATGGAAATTTATTAGGCACCTATGATGGAGATACAAAAAAACTAAACAGTCCAAATGGTATTTATGTAGACGATGATGGAGATATGTATATAGCAGATACGGGTAATGGCAGAGTAGTTCATCTATCACCTGAGGGAAAATTTGTTGAAGAGTTTGTTCAGCCTAAATCCCCACTTTATGATACTAACTCACCATTTAGACCTAGTAAGGTGTATGTAGATGCTATAAACCAAATATATACCTTAAACGATGACTATCATGGTTTTACGGTTTTGGACGGAAACAATCAATTTAAGGGGTACGTTGCACCAACACGATTGGAATTTAGCTTTACCGATGTGCTCATAAGGATGTTTGCATCTCCAGAGCAAAAAGAAAAGCTATCAAAAAGGCTCCCGCCTGCCCATTCCAATTTTGTAATAACCGATGATGGTATGATATATGCCACTACCTTAAGGGCAAAGAC includes these proteins:
- a CDS encoding carbohydrate ABC transporter permease, whose amino-acid sequence is MSVNVNSVGQRKASMHTNTQKKSRFRTFWNKYGPGYIMLAPFMILFVIFALLPVITAAGLSFTNYNILQAPKWAGITNYRLLFTDDDVFLIALRNTLLFALVTGPIGFFASFFFAWIIDQLKWRNAFSLAFYAPSLTSGIAMSVVWLYFFSGDRYGFLNNILINLGIINEPVLWNMDPNTILPVIIIVSIWMSMGTGFLVFLAGFQNIPKSYYEAAAIDGMKNKFQELVYITFPCMKPQLLFGAINAIVGSLGVFDVAVSIAGMPSPNYAGHTIVAHLYDYAFIRFNMGYASAVAVVLFLLTFLLGRLSMKIFSSKDE
- a CDS encoding carbohydrate ABC transporter permease gives rise to the protein MAGEAKKNKKRKKFSWGKFFLYFFMLLLVAFTSLPLIYMICSAFKPLDELFLYPPRFFVKKPTLRNFSELLTTLDSTSVPFTRFVFNSLFTTAVTVFGTVIICSMGAFALEKYDLPWANTIFNIVVAALMFAPQVTQIPNYLIVNKLGLINTYWALIIPKLAVAYNFFLMKQFMEGVPNELLEAARIDGAKEFRIFWSMVMPMAKPAWATLIVFSFVSNWNDYFSPLVFITSQTMKTLPLALQTIQGGPGQVARSGAVAAATFLTVLPTILIFLFMQSKVMKTMAYSGIKA
- a CDS encoding SMP-30/gluconolactonase/LRE family protein, whose amino-acid sequence is MKKYKKIALILTVLICVFNITAYGAGNYDYILDEKGKRIAIPLTYKVEKVFSYFDEAGYLNNAQDLFMDKDEKLYVVDTGNNRIIKLTRDGNLLGTYDGDTKKLNSPNGIYVDDDGDMYIADTGNGRVVHLSPEGKFVEEFVQPKSPLYDTNSPFRPSKVYVDAINQIYTLNDDYHGFTVLDGNNQFKGYVAPTRLEFSFTDVLIRMFASPEQKEKLSKRLPPAHSNFVITDDGMIYATTLRAKTEQIKKMTTLGNNIYPEDGFFGEDIDEYGNKIEPSFVDISVDDNGIITALESSTCRLYQYDQEGNLLTVFGGRGTYRGKFLFPTSVVQDKNGRMYVLDSRMNNIQVFERTKFIETVHHALNLYYDGKYQEAIEPWEEILKVGPNYYVAHKGMGKAYMKQEKWKQSMKSYRLADDREGYSDAFSEYRHSIFRKYFGWIVLAIIGVIVAIIKFVRYLRRLSGQMLRQTKTWKGVI
- a CDS encoding extracellular solute-binding protein; its protein translation is MVRCNAKRSIIAFICKCLCLALIITMFSPITSNAQPGIPLKDKNKVEDEDARKNNDQGYVNPREYSYVNVLKQYEKEGYESVEEVEISLNADDISNSNANLLPLEVGIGGKQNNVLVWKNSDDWFEWQIDIPESGLYNIYVEYYALGESSNLIQRELMIDGNVPFNEASNIPFYKLWEDEGKTTFNNVGDEVRPKQVEIKEWQVKPLIDVSGMYSQPLKFYFSEGKHTLRFNYVQQPMAIDKIIIRSVDDLPEYADISNEYKQKGYKKVSKGAMRIEGEAAYSKNDPTIRREYDGDPSVYPSAGGKIRLNMIGGWRWRKGNQEVTWKFDVPESGLYKLVFRVAQWYGDGLPVYRQIAIDGKVPFKEMEAYKFSYQHEWRTEELKDEEGNTYLFYLEEGEHTLTMTAKMGPLAKIINDMEEDAWTLSESIRDIIMITGSEPDSNFDYELDKKIPGLIDTFKELSNNMGRSIEEVTAISARRPMIVNNFAVLKDQLDEMIKDPFIIPRRLNDLMSSQSGLTLSLQDIQNQPLNIDYFLVEPPNANIKNYKASVLQKMKATWQNFLASFYKDYDRIDNVYSVTDDTNNQKRSIDVWIARGKEWGEVIKQKADEDFTPETGIGVNMNILPAGQMGATGVNALTLSIVSGKAPDVALGVDPLSPVELAIRDASANLAQFDDFNDVSKRFLPGVLVPFEYRNGIYALPETMDFNVLFYRKDIVDELGIAVPDTWEELYKSVLPVLNQNGMQFYYPSLLAASSSLLPFLYQNGAEFYTDDNMRSALDTSEAYKSFVEWTKLFKVYQIPVQANFFNRFRTGEMPIGVGSYNTYIMLTVAAPELYGRWGIAPLPGIRMEDGSIDRTAGGAPSAAIVLNQSENKEEAWQFLKWWTSTDTQSQFGSDIESLVGIEARWNTANSEAFKNIAWDKKDLAVFEEQWKWYKEQPVVLGGYFTDRHIKNAATSVIMSGMNERDALEKAIKDINKEMRNKQIEYGIIEEKR
- a CDS encoding extracellular solute-binding protein — protein: MKKFKNLIALLLVAVMVFALVACGEKDGETSKDNTTNKTDQTADKTEDDEEKEPDGEKPDDKDDTPKGKVVFWGGQFGSDKIFEKFKEDTGWDYEYPLNWVDDKKLIAACASGAPPDAAFLYASYVPKLAAANLLQPYDKYAEEGKIDWGKYYDFAVDLGLYNGKHYSLPWDINGQILYYNKKLFEQAGLDPNSPPKTWDELKDYAKKLTKFDSKGQLIQQGFQSEYWKDVVFNFAATAEAGTVSTDPFEVKVNTPQMLEIWEMIKGFYDLHGGEDGLEKAKNAGVQFGLESDTVAMKLDDAIWPAMSYDSEYPDLDYGVAPVPTKNGEKFSMGVGATWSLVIPVKSKKPEGGFAVTKWFSELNNFEDAKESFESDPDKYFYMPIALKEDDQKIISDILPQIPDPQKRDRTIARAKLIGENGISGGAGSPVDFGEMHKEQWEKFYKGEMSAQESLAEWEKRAKETVETFLNEQKAMGIEN
- a CDS encoding GntR family transcriptional regulator codes for the protein MATERKTLYSQIAEDIKLQILNGDLVPGDQLPTEFELAERYDVSRITSQRALVELEREGLIYRRQGKGSFVLSRGNTNDQGISHKVISMILPSDGPAGRRIDYINGATDYLSDNGYYLTIHTTDNDLDQERNALINLPNDGISGIIFYPTSRKNFDILYAMYLSKYPIVTIDKHFQSLPICSVVSNNFDGGYRATSHLIELGHRRIAYLSNLNIEEISTVRERFFGYCTALKKHDIAIDHNIINFALTYDGEKFAYKTIDMLKRMFNRGVTAIFAEHDYLAIAIYKTLQNEGIRIPEDISLIGFDNVEILEHVDIPLTSVDQNFYEIGREAASMIVEMIQNGYCEVPQKVIPVNMVFRNSVSEIKPREVCKVFREK